A genomic segment from Spongiibacter sp. IMCC21906 encodes:
- a CDS encoding AAA family ATPase: MQLKSFRARNFRSINDSGEILVSRITSLLGRNESGKSNLLKALHSLNPVEGFQALSPIKDFPRDRKLDECSDTTPVVESSWTLSKLEQQQLGKIFPRAAEVTTVRVGRRYKGETRWVTFDDLPPLEIDDKWLKSKVRKLLAALDTAAEECDEPHSEAIKTAASNFDSAIAQTDDLQEWASNSGTGIAALEKALVAASKELPEAIDDSVTEMDQLVKQIAGDEKAHTAGRNWIVAQMPKFMYLADYPELEGHQNLAEYNQRQQKNSPTDEDRYFAKLCKVAGMDPKSLQDLVNDPETRNQLVNRASAVVTKEIRRLWSDRSLKVRFNLDGNFMDTLISDPTSVYDVEVNLNERSRGFQWFFAFYISFSADTNGDVAEDAILLLDEPGLYLHAKSQSDLLNHFRDDFGNQILYSTHSPFMVPTGQLDSIRTVSIGEKAGTTVTNDPSGDSRTLFPIQAALGYSLAQSLFVGPNNLVVEGITDYWMLSSISEYLADQGKTGLSPEVTMTPAGGAQKVSYMVALLSSEELNVVVLLDEEKDSRTTRDDLTKSKLISDRNIVFVTEAFDGNPPGEADIEDLLDPKFYEELVRESYAKELKGKKLALNDNIPRIAKRVELALADLGIEFHKTRPTRLLLTKMSNDADAVVTEETANKFEKLYEGINARFQQIKERGGNRLTPKIK; encoded by the coding sequence GTGCAGCTAAAATCGTTCAGGGCAAGAAACTTTCGCTCAATCAACGACAGTGGTGAAATCCTAGTCTCCCGAATAACGTCACTACTTGGGCGAAATGAAAGCGGCAAATCAAATCTTCTCAAAGCGTTGCACAGTCTAAACCCGGTCGAGGGCTTCCAGGCACTAAGCCCTATCAAAGACTTCCCCCGAGACAGAAAGCTCGATGAATGCAGCGATACAACTCCCGTTGTGGAATCAAGCTGGACTCTGTCAAAGCTTGAGCAGCAGCAATTGGGAAAAATATTTCCCCGGGCAGCCGAAGTAACTACTGTTAGAGTTGGACGAAGATACAAAGGGGAGACGCGTTGGGTCACATTTGATGACCTGCCTCCGTTAGAGATCGACGATAAGTGGTTAAAATCTAAGGTTCGGAAGTTATTAGCAGCACTCGACACAGCTGCTGAAGAGTGCGACGAGCCTCATTCAGAAGCAATAAAAACAGCCGCTTCAAATTTCGATAGCGCGATTGCTCAAACGGATGACCTGCAAGAGTGGGCTTCAAATTCAGGAACCGGAATCGCAGCACTTGAAAAAGCATTGGTTGCCGCTTCAAAGGAGCTTCCCGAGGCGATAGATGACTCAGTCACTGAGATGGATCAACTGGTCAAGCAAATCGCAGGGGATGAAAAGGCCCACACCGCTGGCCGAAATTGGATTGTCGCGCAAATGCCAAAATTCATGTACCTCGCTGATTATCCAGAATTGGAAGGCCACCAAAACTTAGCTGAATATAATCAGCGTCAGCAGAAAAATAGTCCAACGGACGAAGACCGATACTTTGCCAAGCTCTGTAAAGTTGCGGGAATGGACCCAAAGAGTCTTCAGGATTTAGTCAATGACCCGGAAACACGGAACCAACTCGTAAACCGGGCCAGCGCGGTTGTCACTAAAGAAATTCGCCGCCTTTGGAGCGACCGCAGCTTAAAAGTCCGGTTCAACCTTGACGGAAATTTCATGGATACGCTGATTTCAGACCCAACGTCTGTGTACGATGTAGAGGTCAATCTGAATGAGCGTAGCCGAGGTTTTCAGTGGTTTTTCGCTTTCTACATCAGTTTCTCCGCAGACACCAACGGCGATGTAGCGGAGGACGCAATTCTGTTACTGGACGAACCCGGCTTATATTTGCATGCGAAATCGCAGTCAGACTTACTAAACCATTTCAGGGATGATTTCGGGAATCAAATACTTTACTCCACGCATTCCCCCTTCATGGTCCCTACTGGTCAATTGGACTCGATCCGAACAGTCAGCATTGGCGAGAAAGCCGGGACCACAGTTACTAATGATCCGAGCGGAGACTCTAGAACCTTATTCCCTATCCAAGCAGCACTTGGATACAGCCTCGCCCAGTCGTTGTTTGTTGGGCCAAATAACCTGGTAGTTGAGGGTATCACCGATTATTGGATGCTATCGTCAATCTCGGAGTACCTAGCGGACCAAGGCAAAACTGGATTGAGCCCAGAAGTTACGATGACCCCTGCAGGTGGAGCTCAAAAGGTTTCCTACATGGTGGCGTTACTCTCGTCTGAGGAGCTGAATGTTGTAGTTTTATTGGATGAAGAGAAAGACTCCAGAACCACGCGCGACGACCTTACAAAGTCCAAATTGATCAGCGACCGGAATATTGTTTTTGTCACGGAAGCCTTTGACGGAAACCCTCCAGGTGAGGCCGACATTGAAGATTTACTAGACCCGAAATTTTATGAAGAGCTTGTGCGCGAGAGTTATGCGAAGGAACTGAAAGGTAAAAAACTGGCGCTAAATGACAACATACCGCGAATTGCCAAGAGGGTTGAGTTGGCTCTTGCTGATTTAGGAATAGAGTTTCACAAAACCAGGCCTACGCGGTTGCTACTGACCAAGATGTCGAATGATGCGGATGCAGTTGTCACCGAGGAAACAGCAAACAAGTTTGAAAAATTGTACGAAGGTATCAACGCTCGGTTCCAGCAGATCAAGGAGCGCGGCGGAAATAGACTTACACCTAAAATAAAATAG
- a CDS encoding MvaI/BcnI family restriction endonuclease: MSFNVLDHLAIRDLSQAISLLKQHGCEKALLKKLAKNNNDKQQIYFHHDASLLNAVFDMTFFTRERSQSKKRGGSIKGKRILSAVFNNFQWLGTDHSLHEVTACKGVVYAQYPEVRLSGFKAETGIMPRSLSLDYVKENLDTDRYLVIGATPEGKAIAMMVVSPSQNFVEEFLKLPFMANSKICRLLKISEDAGAEKLLSLLKLHVGGKSVKGCRLDAHGKTLPFTGTQVHGYTLEHELGIRTNASKDGDIFGIELKCFTSKKLTLFTPEPDGGLYSESFSDFMQKYGYEKEAVYRLTGLHRAGSVSEKSGLSLRVLCTPKDSEPGTIKNYNPEKPLSHQLENLSVVLVDDGENIAASWSVERLLNNWGVKHNESVYVPAKVTDNDISHELDVGYTRRVTFGNQVLWCKKTSLERMIRSIASGVIFLDPAPKYDPDNPRNNKRRSQWRINNIYRDSQHLYEEVKEVDI; the protein is encoded by the coding sequence TTGAGCTTTAATGTACTTGATCACTTGGCTATCCGGGATTTATCGCAGGCTATATCTCTTCTGAAGCAGCATGGTTGCGAAAAGGCCCTGCTTAAAAAACTGGCTAAAAACAATAACGACAAGCAGCAAATTTATTTTCATCACGATGCAAGTCTGTTGAACGCCGTATTTGATATGACTTTCTTTACCCGAGAGCGCAGTCAAAGCAAAAAACGCGGTGGTAGTATCAAAGGGAAAAGAATTCTTTCGGCCGTATTCAATAATTTTCAATGGCTTGGCACAGATCACAGTCTGCATGAGGTAACTGCGTGCAAAGGGGTTGTGTATGCTCAGTATCCTGAAGTCAGGCTTTCCGGCTTTAAGGCTGAGACAGGAATAATGCCTCGATCTCTGTCTTTAGATTACGTTAAAGAAAACCTGGATACGGATCGTTATCTTGTCATAGGAGCAACGCCGGAAGGTAAAGCAATCGCTATGATGGTAGTTTCACCCAGCCAAAATTTTGTTGAAGAGTTTCTGAAATTGCCTTTTATGGCTAATTCGAAAATATGCCGCCTTCTTAAGATAAGCGAAGATGCAGGGGCTGAAAAATTGCTGTCGCTTCTTAAATTGCATGTGGGAGGTAAGAGCGTCAAAGGCTGCAGATTAGACGCACATGGCAAAACCCTTCCTTTCACTGGCACCCAAGTGCACGGTTATACACTTGAGCACGAACTGGGAATCAGAACAAATGCGTCAAAAGATGGCGATATATTTGGTATTGAGCTCAAGTGCTTCACCAGTAAAAAGTTAACTCTTTTTACTCCTGAGCCAGATGGAGGTTTATATTCAGAAAGCTTTTCAGACTTTATGCAGAAATATGGCTATGAAAAGGAAGCAGTCTATCGACTAACTGGTCTTCACAGAGCTGGTTCAGTAAGTGAAAAATCCGGACTTTCTCTCCGTGTTCTTTGTACTCCGAAAGATTCTGAGCCGGGCACGATCAAAAACTATAATCCCGAAAAACCTTTGTCACATCAGCTGGAAAATTTGTCTGTAGTTCTCGTGGATGACGGTGAGAATATTGCGGCCAGCTGGTCAGTCGAACGCCTTCTCAATAACTGGGGTGTTAAGCACAATGAGTCCGTCTACGTACCTGCAAAAGTAACGGACAACGATATAAGTCACGAGCTTGATGTCGGCTATACAAGACGCGTTACTTTTGGAAATCAAGTTCTCTGGTGTAAAAAAACGAGTCTTGAAAGAATGATCAGATCAATTGCGAGTGGCGTGATATTTCTTGATCCAGCTCCCAAGTATGACCCCGATAACCCCAGGAACAACAAACGCCGCTCCCAATGGCGCATTAATAATATTTACAGAGACTCCCAACACCTCTACGAAGAGGTTAAGGAGGTCGATATTTGA
- a CDS encoding class I SAM-dependent DNA methyltransferase: MSENGSTQTPNNLAAFCWSIADLLRGDFKQSQYGRIILPFTLLRRLEGVLEDSKEQVLTELDRIQSMGLPEEAQEKLLLRATGGLSFFNTSKMDLSKLGESGIKANLQSYIQCFSKDAREIFEYFNFAEFIGQLNDANLLYKVVQRVRQTDLSPKAISNHDMGLTFEELIRRFAEGSNETAGEHFTPRDIVRLTTSLVFMEDDDALTKPGIIRTIYDPTAGTGGFLSSGMEYVHELNPDAKMVAYGQELNPESYAICKADMLIKGQEVNNIKLGNTLSNDQLYSDKFDYMLSNPPFGVDWKKIEQSIKDENTLKGFDGRFGPGLPRVSDGSLLFLLHLISKLRDKGTGDSANSGGGRIGIILNGSPLFTGGAGSGESEIRRYILEADLLEAIVALPTDMFYNTGIATYVWVLSNKKATERKGNVQLINGVNLCGKMRKSLGSKRNEMSEQDIATITRSFGAFEVVDARELDKPAEQKSNRGRQAANPKAEVAKTFSSKIFATHEFGYRRITIERPLRESYQFSDDRIAELRFASKPFNAPMKWVYEQFGDTWSDDVDCENYGVLHEQAIEIRAYIKSHFTDLKEKQIKDLLDSKLWLSQKHIMLKGKHLQAAIGTTQCDDMNGYEATLKAACKAQGLTLDTKEKKQLTDAVSWKNPAAEKVIKKVHTAKANPLYGLFEVTLKGKKQVVEYKTDGDLRDNENVALDPSQSVNALNEAYFVKEVQPHVPDAWIDASKKDAKDQEIGIVGYEIPFNRHFYQYQPPRDLVDIDADLDAVSAEIMALLQEVHS; this comes from the coding sequence ATGAGTGAAAACGGCAGCACACAAACCCCTAATAATCTGGCTGCTTTTTGCTGGTCTATCGCCGATCTTCTGCGGGGTGATTTTAAACAGAGCCAATATGGCCGCATTATCCTGCCCTTTACGCTATTGCGTCGCCTCGAAGGGGTATTAGAAGACTCTAAAGAACAGGTTCTGACTGAGCTGGACAGAATTCAATCCATGGGCCTGCCGGAAGAAGCCCAAGAAAAGCTCTTGTTACGGGCAACCGGTGGGCTGTCGTTTTTTAATACTTCTAAGATGGACTTGTCCAAGCTGGGCGAGTCTGGCATTAAGGCAAACCTGCAAAGTTACATTCAGTGCTTCTCTAAAGACGCCCGTGAAATCTTTGAGTACTTCAACTTCGCTGAATTTATCGGCCAGCTTAACGACGCCAACTTGTTATATAAGGTAGTGCAGCGGGTCAGGCAAACTGACTTAAGCCCTAAGGCCATTTCCAATCATGATATGGGCCTGACCTTTGAAGAGCTGATACGCCGCTTTGCTGAGGGGTCGAATGAAACGGCTGGTGAACACTTTACGCCCCGCGACATCGTGCGCCTTACCACCTCCCTGGTATTTATGGAGGATGATGATGCACTAACCAAACCTGGCATCATTCGCACCATATACGACCCCACAGCGGGCACAGGCGGCTTTTTGTCCTCTGGCATGGAGTATGTGCACGAACTTAACCCCGATGCCAAGATGGTTGCTTACGGGCAGGAGTTAAATCCTGAGAGTTATGCCATTTGTAAGGCCGACATGCTGATCAAAGGGCAGGAGGTGAATAACATTAAGCTGGGTAACACCCTGTCTAATGATCAGCTCTACAGCGACAAGTTTGACTACATGTTATCCAACCCACCGTTTGGAGTGGACTGGAAGAAGATTGAGCAAAGCATCAAGGACGAAAATACCCTCAAGGGGTTTGATGGACGTTTTGGCCCAGGTTTGCCCCGTGTATCCGATGGTTCACTATTGTTCCTCTTGCACCTCATCAGTAAGTTACGGGATAAAGGTACTGGCGATAGTGCTAATAGCGGCGGTGGCCGTATCGGTATTATCCTCAATGGCTCACCTTTGTTTACCGGTGGTGCCGGTTCCGGTGAGTCTGAAATTCGCCGCTATATCCTCGAAGCAGATTTACTCGAAGCCATCGTCGCTCTACCCACAGATATGTTCTACAACACCGGCATTGCTACCTATGTATGGGTGCTGTCGAATAAGAAAGCCACTGAGCGCAAGGGTAATGTACAGCTAATCAACGGGGTTAACCTCTGCGGTAAAATGCGTAAATCCCTTGGCTCTAAACGTAACGAAATGAGCGAGCAGGACATTGCCACCATCACCCGCAGCTTTGGGGCATTTGAAGTGGTAGATGCTCGCGAGTTAGATAAACCAGCCGAGCAAAAAAGTAACCGTGGCCGTCAGGCGGCTAATCCCAAAGCCGAAGTAGCCAAAACCTTCTCTAGTAAAATCTTCGCCACTCATGAATTTGGCTATCGGCGCATTACCATCGAGCGCCCCTTACGAGAGTCGTATCAGTTCAGTGACGACCGCATAGCCGAGCTGCGCTTTGCCAGCAAACCCTTCAATGCCCCGATGAAGTGGGTGTATGAGCAGTTTGGGGACACTTGGTCTGATGATGTTGATTGTGAAAACTACGGTGTGTTGCACGAGCAAGCCATTGAAATAAGGGCCTATATCAAAAGCCATTTTACTGACTTAAAAGAAAAGCAAATTAAAGACCTGCTCGACAGTAAACTTTGGCTGTCACAAAAGCACATCATGCTTAAAGGCAAGCACCTGCAAGCGGCCATCGGCACAACCCAGTGTGACGATATGAATGGCTATGAGGCTACCTTAAAAGCCGCCTGCAAAGCTCAAGGCCTCACCCTTGATACTAAGGAGAAAAAGCAGCTAACTGACGCCGTGAGCTGGAAGAACCCAGCAGCAGAAAAAGTTATTAAAAAAGTCCACACAGCCAAAGCCAATCCCCTTTATGGCTTATTTGAAGTAACGCTTAAGGGCAAGAAGCAAGTCGTGGAATACAAAACAGACGGTGACCTGCGTGACAATGAAAACGTTGCCCTAGACCCCAGTCAGTCTGTCAATGCCCTCAACGAAGCCTACTTTGTAAAGGAGGTACAACCTCATGTACCCGATGCCTGGATAGATGCCAGTAAAAAAGATGCCAAAGATCAGGAAATAGGCATAGTAGGTTACGAGATCCCCTTTAACCGCCACTTTTACCAGTACCAGCCGCCCCGAGACTTAGTCGATATTGATGCGGATTTGGATGCGGTAAGTGCGGAGATCATGGCCCTGCTGCAAGAGGTGCATTCCTGA
- a CDS encoding restriction endonuclease subunit S — translation MGKYQAYAQYQESGEEWLGKVPYHWDVIQIKHLSVVKRGASPRPIDDAKYFDENGEYAWTRIADVTASDVYLTRAPQRLSDLGSSLSVKLEPESLFLSIAGTVGKPCITGMKACIHDGFVYFPELKIPSKFLFYVFAGEQAYKGLGKFGTQLNLNTDTVGGIKIGCTTNDELEGIINFLDHETAKIDTLIDKQQQLITLLKEKRQAVISHAVTKGLNPNAPMRDSGVEWLGEVPAHWELPKLIHRTSRIGDGLHSTPKYQDNTGYYFVNGNNLVNGQISIGATAKEVPEEEYKSHYVHLDESSVMLSINGTIGNVARYNGEKIILGKSAAYMNCSDNLLPEYLLLYLQSSQALRYFDLEVTGTTIFNLSLNSIRQMRVCIPLKAEQVEISEFCTFQRDKYDALIHKARSAIALMLERRTALISAAVTGKIDIRNWVAPVTTNNNKEVAE, via the coding sequence ATGGGGAAATATCAGGCTTATGCTCAGTACCAAGAATCGGGTGAAGAATGGTTGGGTAAGGTACCTTACCATTGGGATGTGATTCAAATAAAACATTTGAGCGTTGTAAAGCGTGGAGCATCCCCACGGCCAATAGATGATGCTAAATATTTTGATGAAAATGGTGAATATGCATGGACACGAATAGCTGACGTAACCGCTTCAGATGTGTATTTAACAAGGGCGCCTCAGAGGCTGTCCGATTTAGGAAGTTCGCTGAGTGTAAAGCTTGAGCCAGAATCCCTATTTTTAAGTATCGCGGGCACAGTCGGTAAGCCATGTATTACGGGGATGAAGGCATGTATTCATGATGGATTTGTATATTTTCCTGAGCTAAAAATTCCCAGTAAATTCCTATTCTATGTATTCGCAGGTGAGCAGGCTTACAAAGGCCTCGGTAAATTTGGCACGCAGTTAAATTTAAATACGGATACAGTTGGTGGGATAAAAATCGGTTGCACTACGAATGATGAGCTAGAAGGAATAATCAACTTCCTCGACCATGAAACCGCCAAAATCGACACCCTGATCGACAAACAACAACAACTGATCACACTACTCAAAGAAAAACGTCAGGCCGTTATCAGTCATGCCGTCACCAAAGGCCTCAACCCCAACGCCCCCATGCGCGACTCAGGTGTTGAGTGGTTAGGGGAAGTGCCGGCGCATTGGGAGCTACCAAAGTTAATTCATCGAACATCCAGAATTGGTGATGGGTTGCATTCCACTCCAAAGTATCAGGACAATACTGGATATTATTTTGTAAACGGAAATAACCTAGTAAACGGTCAGATTTCAATTGGAGCAACGGCCAAAGAAGTGCCAGAAGAGGAATATAAAAGTCACTATGTTCATTTGGATGAATCCAGCGTAATGCTATCGATTAATGGCACGATTGGTAATGTTGCTCGATATAATGGTGAAAAAATAATATTGGGTAAGAGTGCTGCCTATATGAATTGTTCAGATAATTTATTACCTGAATATTTATTGCTGTATTTACAAAGCAGTCAGGCACTTCGTTATTTCGATTTGGAAGTTACCGGAACTACCATCTTCAATCTGTCACTTAATTCTATCCGTCAAATGAGGGTTTGCATTCCTTTGAAGGCTGAACAGGTCGAAATCTCCGAATTCTGTACGTTTCAAAGAGACAAATACGATGCACTTATACACAAAGCCCGCTCTGCAATAGCATTAATGTTAGAACGCCGCACAGCTTTAATCTCCGCAGCCGTCACCGGCAAAATAGACATCAGAAACTGGGTCGCGCCAGTCACCACAAATAACAACAAGGAAGTCGCCGAATGA